A window of the Saccharomyces eubayanus strain FM1318 chromosome II, whole genome shotgun sequence genome harbors these coding sequences:
- the RPL27B gene encoding 60S ribosomal protein eL27 gives MAKFLKAGKVAVVVRGRYAGKKVVIVKPHDEGSKSHPFGHALVAGIERYPLKVTKKHGAKKVAKRTKIKPFIKAVNYNHLLPTRYTLDVEAFKSVVSTETFEQPSQREEAKKVVKKAFEERHQAGKNQWFFSKLRF, from the coding sequence CTGTCGTTGTTCGTGGTCGTTACGCTGGTAAGAAGGTTGTTATCGTTAAGCCACACGATGAAGGTTCCAAATCTCACCCATTTGGCCACGCTTTAGTTGCCGGTATTGAAAGATACCCATTAAAGGTTACCAAGAAGCACGGTGCCAAGAAGGTTGCCAAGAGAACCAAGATCAAGCCATTCATCAAGGCCGTTAACTACAACCATTTATTGCCAACCAGATACACTTTAGATGTCGAAGCTTTCAAGAGCGTTGTCTCCACTGAAACTTTTGAACAACCATCTCAACGTGAAGAAGCCAAGAAGGTCGTCAAGAAggcttttgaagaaagacaCCAAGCTGGTAAGAACCAATGGTTCTTCTCTAAGTTGAGATTCTAA
- the TRS31 gene encoding TRAPP subunit TRS31: MMSRLGRKPPTLHIRRESRDKRRQERQPPPSIGHSQYQSSIMPQGIIQPSTSDQQFQGKSDGYEYTVGPKQVITSEASAAYVPSKIYAESLLFKKQEVSLSAMAFLFQEMISHLHRTCNSTSDFETKLSDYGHNIGIRLLELLNFRASVSPSSLSRTSAFLSQNESSSKSLNASNSSNVLSNANTTTSSSANDRFQEKQMESLSNYITKMRRRDLKILDILQFIHGTLWSYLFSHVSDDLVKSSERBNEYMIVDNFPNLTQFIPGEGVSCEYFVCGIIKGFLFNAGFPCGVTAHRMPQDGYSQRTVYLIQFDRQVLQREGLRFGS, translated from the coding sequence ATGATGTCAAGGTTGGGAAGAAAACCACCCACGTTACATATTAGACGAGAAAGTAGAGATAAGAGGCGGCAGGAACGACAACCCCCCCCCAGCATTGGCCACTCACAATACCAAAGCAGCATCATGCCTCAAGGAATCATTCAACCAAGTACATCTGACCAACAATTCCAAGGTAAATCGGATGGGTATGAATATACAGTAGGGCCTAAACAGGTTATTACAAGCGAGGCCTCTGCCGCTTATGTGCCTTCCAAGATATATGCTGagtctcttcttttcaaaaagcaaGAAGTTTCTTTATCAGCAATGgctttcttgttccaaGAAATGATTTCACATCTGCACAGAACGTGCAACTCTACAAGTGACTTTGAAACTAAATTAAGTGATTATGGACATAACATTGGGATTCGTCTCTTGGAATTGCTAAATTTCAGGGCATCCGTCTCCCCAAGTTCCCTTTCCAGGACATCTGCCTTCCTCTCACAAAACGAATCCTCTTCAAAGTCACTAAATGcatcaaattcatcaaacGTTTTGTCTAACGCCAATACAACAACTTCATCGTCTGCCAATGACcgatttcaagaaaagcaaatgGAATCCTTATCCAATTATATCACGAAGATGAGACGCCGCGATTTGAAGATCCTCGATATACTACAATTCATCCATGGTACCTTATGGTCATATCTTTTTAGCCACGTAAGTGACGATTTAGTCAAGTCGTCAGAACGTRACAATGAGTACATGATAGTAGACAACTTCCCTAATTTGACCCAATTCATTCCAGGTGAAGGTGTTTCTTGTGAGTACTTCGTTTGTGGTATAATCAAGggatttcttttcaacgCTGGCTTCCCATGTGGTGTAACGGCACACCGCATGCCCCAAGATGGGTATAGTCAGCGCACCGTTTATTTGATTCAATTCGATAGACAAGTACTCCAAAGGGAAGGTTTAAGATTTGGTTCGTAG
- the PRP3 gene encoding U4/U6-U5 snRNP complex subunit PRP3, with the protein MTNFQYSNPFLFVIKFSMLLLYPAFFYDVSAPSKQYVIVILVTFRSQKAKKKQSTSTQEYQPNICIHLLIMPPRKKYENGNSKPQYNPRNEPDYSQRQEANNEGGEIQGRGLQTELHSALKSSNLNLIRRNYQTGDNPYLSDLNNSGSLRKLNKRYERGLKFYKKGEISKQIALERESQKILDEKELERKLKLEEEAKEREKLVKSGDLPNLTLHEDNFILDLSKFETYHKTNHGHEWWDTVFLDERGEMMEKYMIEDPALGKGEERDDDDGDDIEHPSIKYVSHPSPEKTNEAKTVIKAYLTQHERKKLRRNRRKMVREAQEVKIKLGLLPKPEPKVKLSNMMSVYENDQNISDPTAWEKTVKGQVDLRKRKHLEENETRHEQAVKRRKETPGVTFVKPSAYHCKVFQFKNLQNPKIRYKLKMNSKELSLKGLCLRINDDGPGIIIVVGDEKSCRFYENLVMRRIKWDEDFELRTNNENVKMSMQHNSIAKTWEGYLKDCKFKGWFMKVCNDQETLLRTLSQFDSEHFYSPIQT; encoded by the coding sequence AtgacaaattttcaatattcgAATCCTTTTTTATTCGTTATAAAATTTTCGatgttactattatatcctgcatttttttatgaCGTTTCCGCCCCATCTAAACAATATGTGATTGTGATACTGGTAACATTTAGGAGTCaaaaagctaaaaaaaaacaatcaaCAAGTACTCAAGAATACCAACCCAATATTTGCATTCATCTTCTAATAATGCCTCCACGGAAGAAATATGAAAATGGTAATTCAAAACCGCAATACAATCCACGTAACGAGCCAGATTATTCACAACGCCAAGAGGCTAATAATGAAGGAGGTGAAATACAAGGCCGTGGTTTGCAAACCGAGCTCCATTCCGCATTGAAGTCTTCCAATTTAAACTTAATCAGAAGAAATTACCAAACTGGTGATAATCCATATCTCAGTGATCTAAACAATTCAGGTTCATTAAGGAAGCTTAACAAACGTTATGAAAGAGGCCTGAAGTTTTACAAGAAAGGTGAAATCAGCAAACAAATTGCACTTGAAAGGGAATCACAAAAAATTCTAGACGAGAAGGAACTTGAGAGGAAACTAAAATTGGAAGAGGAGGctaaagaaagagagaaattAGTTAAATCAGGTGATTTACCCAACTTAACATTGCATGAAGATAACTTCATACTAGATCTGTCAAAGTTCGAGACATACCACAAGACCAATCACGGTCACGAATGGTGGGACACTGTGTTCTTAGATGAGAGGGGTGAGATGATGGAAAAATATATGATTGAAGACCCAGCGCTTGGTAAAGGAGAGGAAAgagatgatgacgatggCGATGACATTGAACATCCCTCAATAAAATACGTGTCTCATCCCTCACCTGAGAAGACCAATGAGGCAAAGACAGTAATCAAGGCATATTTGACACAGCATGAAAGGAAGAAACTAAGaagaaatagaagaaaaatggttAGAGAAGCACAAGAGGTAAAGATTAAATTAGGACTACTACCAAAGCCTGAACCAAAAGTCAAGCTAAGTAATATGATGAGCGTCTACGAAAATGACCAGAATATATCGGATCCAACTGCCTGGGAAAAAACAGTTAAGGGCCAAGTAGATTTgaggaagaggaaacaTTTGgaggaaaatgaaaccaGACATGAACAAGCAGTTaaaagaaggaaagaaaCTCCTGGTGTAACTTTCGTAAAGCCGTCGGCGTACCACTGCAAGGTATTTCAATTCAAGAACTTACAGAATCCGAAGATAAGGTATaaattgaagatgaacAGCAAAGAACTGTCATTGAAAGGCTTGTGTCTTCGTATAAATGATGATGGACCGGGAATTATTATAGTGGTGGGCGACGAGAAATCGTGCAGATTTTATGAGAACCTGGTGATGAGACGGATAAAATGGgatgaagattttgaacTACGTACAAACAATGAGAATGTGAAAATGAGCATGCAACATAATTCGATTGCGAAAACATGGGAAGGTTATTTAAAAGATTGTAAATTTAAAGGTTGGTTTATGAAGGTGTGTAATGACCAAGAAACTCTATTACGTACTTTGAGCCAATTTGATTCAGAGCATTTTTATTCACCGATCCAGACTTAA
- the JIP4 gene encoding Jip4p has translation MVLRDHDSELRNSYKHVRLFVRPDQLEGTADVTGKLDEDRANNDDKRSLASILDSSSSLKKKGRSTGYIPCVSFNTVPRSKVSSPLDEDKRDFPGVQVPADYTMEEYYDDESGYASDNNTDYFSGKSYTGGSSSRESSSSSPGRYSSPPPASMKNIKIGKMFKISENGRIVREDYPTRPTDINDALVINRAYANWRQLWAKKKEQIDHRIEQKNEFFNYPTILFPPSKKKPSKGGGANAIKFNPPLEDGFTPLTKSQKRKERVLSENVGFPNTPRTILCLISGRKHTWVALDWALRTLVQNTDHIVVLANLPRLTRHDLGNGDSMSERKRMLMMMDDSRSIESATRSRSRSRSRSMCTRRAMSLGPQDSDNKLKHQSFMEWTSGYTENEIEHKLQDLFDYITLVIPKDRSVKVTVEILIGKTKKTLLEAINIYLPDFFVSSTLRWQRTDSLVRWKSNLLTDKLCTNFPIPTFIVPAKRMAELELDLQRQFADPEVVKNKDKTILKPSLLHSKSADASIPTTSNFKQATSNDYSIDSVGDTADSSGADSNRKGTSNDEPDVSNNDDVLSVKSLTSNVSVKEKLRAMARNRRESMTQQLGDADHDSSIPPGQRHLKKLDIILESSLKFSLEVETITDDTGSEDADANGPQAIDSGFEELKRVITGGAPPKHVATQKRSMLDVLDGPSTPGSKSKPRSRSKSRTREKSKPNSPIATDIYLDTNASRSRSSQIKFASTVKDADGHAALGSFKSKLSPDNTGDSQHHHHHHRDADQVVMPAFPELAPSKSYSVSSSNKEPSLRKVSSGSTLRKVKSNDSSSAKQRRKTPVNSTYLSPNSGGGGLFSFFKGKSRSSSPLRSQSEGKEASKRSGLFGFRKL, from the coding sequence ATGGTGCTACGAGATCATGATTCAGAGTTGCGGAACTCCTACAAGCACGTAAGGCTCTTTGTTCGGCCCGACCAACTGGAAGGTACAGCGGACGTGACGGGGAAGCTGGACGAGGACAGGGCCAACAATGACGATAAGCGCAGCTTGGCGTCCATACTGGACTCCAGCTCTtcgttgaaaaaaaaggggaGGAGCACCGGATACATACCATGTGTGTCCTTCAACACCGTGCCCAGGTCTAAGGTTTCTTCACCCCTGGATGAAGACAAGAGAGATTTCCCAGGCGTACAAGTCCCTGCAGACTACACGATGGAGGAATACTACGATGACGAGAGTGGCTACGCCTCCGATAACAACACTGACTATTTTTCTGGGAAGAGCTACACTGGCGGCTCTTCCAGTCGGGAGAGCAGTAGTTCCAGCCCCGGCAGGTACAGTTCGCCGCCACCTGCCTCCATGAAGAACATCAAAATAGGCAAGATGTTCAAGATTTCAGAAAACGGGAGGATCGTGAGGGAGGACTACCCCACCAGGCCCACGGATATCAACGATGCGCTCGTGATCAATAGAGCGTATGCGAATTGGCGACAACTCTGGGCtaagaagaaagaacagATCGATCATCGGATAGAGCAAAAAaacgaatttttcaattaccCAACAATACTTTTCCCCCcaagcaagaaaaagccCTCGAAAGGTGGTGGTGCTAATGCAATCAAATTCAATCCTCCCCTCGAAGATGGGTTTACGCCCTTGACCAAATCtcaaaagaggaaagaGCGTGTGCTGAGCGAAAATGTTGGGTTCCCCAATACTCCTCGAACAATTCTTTGCCTTATTAGCGGTAGGAAGCACACCTGGGTAGCCCTGGACTGGGCGCTACGGACCCTGGTCCAGAATACGGACCACATTGTGGTGTTGGCTAACCTGCCTCGCCTAACAAGACACGACCTTGGGAACGGTGACTCGATGAGTGAGCGCAAGAGAATGCTGATGATGATGGACGACAGCAGAAGCATTGAGTCTGCCACGAGGTCTAGGTCCAGGTCGAGATCCAGGTCCATGTGCACACGAAGAGCAATGTCTCTGGGCCCGCAGGACTCCGATAACAAGTTGAAACACCAAAGTTTTATGGAATGGACCTCCGGTTatacagaaaatgaaatagaACATAAACTTCAGGACTTGTTTGACTACATTACACTCGTGATTCCTAAAGACCGTTCCGTCAAAGTCACCGTAGAGATTCTGATTGGgaagaccaagaaaacGCTGTTGGAGGCCATTAACATCTACCTACCGGACTTCTTCGTGTCCAGCACTTTGAGATGGCAAAGAACAGATAGTCTTGTTCGTTGGAAGTCAAACCTTTTGACGGATAAGCTGTGCACCAACTTCCCGATTCCCACTTTTATTGTTCCGGCGAAGAGAATGGCAGAACTGGAATTGGATTTACAAAGGCAGTTTGCGGATCCAGAGGTAGTAAAAAATAAGGACAAGACCATTTTGAAACCTAGCTTGCTTCATTCCAAGTCAGCAGATGCGAGTATCCCGACTACTTCAAATTTTAAACAGGCTACAAGCAACGACTATTCTATAGACTCGGTGGGTGATACCGCTGATAGTAGTGGTGCTGATAGTAACCGAAAAGGGACCTCAAATGATGAGCCTGATGTATCCAATAATGACGATGTTTTATCCGTGAAGTCCCTAACTTCTAATGTTTcagtaaaggaaaaactacGTGCCATGGCCAGAAATCGTAGGGAAAGTATGACGCAGCAATTGGGTGACGCTGACCATGATTCATCTATACCTCCGGGACAAAGGCacctgaaaaaattagacATCATCTTGGAATCTTCACTCAAGTTTTCGTTAGAAGTCGAAACTATTACTGATGACACTGGAAGTGAAGATGCAGACGCTAATGGGCCACAAGCCATCGACTCAGggtttgaagaattgaaaagggTCATCACTGGTGGTGCTCCGCCCAAACACGTCGCCACCCAAAAGAGATCCATGCTTGACGTTTTAGACGGTCCCAGTACGCCTGGGTCCAAATCCAAACCAAGATCAAGGTCTAAATCGAGAACAAGAGAGAAATCGAAACCAAATTCCCCTATTGCCACGGATATATACCTCGATACAAACGCTTCTAGATCTCGTTCCTCGCAAATCAAGTTCGCATCCACTGTAAAAGACGCGGATGGCCACGCTGCGTTAGGAAGTTTCAAGTCTAAGCTCTCACCGGATAACACAGGCGACTCgcaacatcatcatcatcaccatcgCGACGCGGATCAAGTGGTCATGCCGGCGTTCCCAGAATTGGCCCCTTCGAAGTCGTACAGTGTAAGTTCAAGTAACAAGGAACCGTCTTTGAGGAAAGTGAGTAGTGGATCTACGCtaagaaaagtaaaatcCAATGATTCAAGCTCCGCTAAACAACGGAGGAAGACGCCTGTGAATTCAACTTACTTGAGCCCAAATTCTGGCGGTGGTGGCTTATTCtcgtttttcaaaggtAAATCGAGATCATCTTCGCCTTTGAGAAGTCAGAGTGAGGGCAAAGAGGCATCCAAGCGTAGCGGATTATTTGGATTTAGAAAACTATGA
- the SNF1 gene encoding AMP-activated serine/threonine-protein kinase catalytic subunit SNF1: MSNNNNNGTGAAPANAPHHHHHHHHHHHHHGHGGSSSALNNPKSSLADGAHIGNYQIVKTLGEGSFGKVKLAYHTTTGQKVALKIINKKVLAKSDMQGRIEREISYLRLLRHPHIIKLYDVIKSKDEIIMVIEYAGNELFDYIVQRDKMSEDEARRFFQQIISAVEYCHRHKIVHRDLKPENLLLDEHLNVKIADFGLSNIMTDGNFLKTSCGSPNYAAPEVISGKLYAGPEVDVWSCGVILYVMLCRRLPFDDESIPVLFKNISNGVYSLPKFLSPGAAGLIKRMLIVNPLNRISIHEIMQDDWFKVDLAEYLLPPDLKPHPEEDNENKESKKEGSGPENDEIDTDLVNILSSTMGYEKDEIYESLESSEDTPAFNEIRDAYMLIKENKSLIKDMKANKTVSDDLDTFLSQSPPTFQQQQVQPHQQREIDTEAAKQHAKRMASSTTQQRTYHQSPFMDQYKEEDSTISILPTSLPQIHRANMLAQGSPAASKISPLITKKSKTRWHFGIRSRSYPLDVMGEIYIALKNLGAEWAKPSEEDLWTIKLRWKYDVGNKTNSNEKIPDLMKMVIQLFQIETNNYLVDFKFDGWESSYGDDTTVSNMSEDEMSTFSAYPFLHLTTKLIMELAVNSQSN, encoded by the coding sequence ATgagtaataataacaacaatggTACCGGCGCAGCACCTGCTAACGCTCcccaccaccaccaccaccatcaccatcaccaccaccatcaCGGCCATGGCGGAAGTAGTTCAGCCCTAAACAATCCGAAATCTTCCTTAGCAGACGGTGCGCACATAGGTAACTATCAAATCGTCAAGACGTTAGGTGAGGGTTCCTTCGGTAAAGTTAAACTAGCTTACCACACTACCACAGGGCAAAAAGTCGCTCTCAAGATCATCAACAAGAAAGTTTTGGCCAAGAGCGATATGCAGGGTAGAATCGAAAGAGAAATCTCTTATTTAAGACTGCTAAGACACCCACATATCATCAAACTGTACGATGTCATCAAATCCAAGGACGAGATTATCATGGTTATCGAGTATGCTGGAAACGAATTGTTCGACTACATTGTTCAAAGAGACAAAATGAGCGAGGATGAGGCAAGAAGatttttccaacaaatcATCAGTGCCGTAGAATACTGCCATAGACATAARATTGTGCATAGAGATCTGAAACCAGAAAATCTGTTACTTGATGAACATTTGAATGTCAAGATCGCCGATTTCGGTTTGTCAAACATCATGACTGATGGTAATTTCTTAAAGACTTCTTGTGGTTCTCCCAACTACGCCGCTCCTGAAGTTATCAGTGGTAAGTTGTACGCAGGCCCAGAGGTTGACGTTTGGTCCTGTGGTGTCATCCTCTACGTCATGCTTTGTCGTCGTCTACCGTTTGACGATGAAAGTATCCcagttcttttcaaaaatattagCAACGGTGTTTACAGTTTGCCCAAGTTCTTATCGCCCGGTGCTGCTGGCCTCATTAAAAGAATGTTGATTGTTAACCCATTGAATAGAATCAGTATTCATGAAATTATGCAAGACGATTGGTTTAAAGTCGATTTGGCAGAATATTTACTTCCACCAGACTTGAAACCACATCCTGAGGAGgacaatgaaaataaagaatcGAAAAAAGAGGGAAGTGGTCctgaaaatgatgaaattgataCCGACCTAGTCAACATTCTATCATCCACCATGGGTTACGAAAAGGACGAGATTTACGAGTCCTTGGAATCTTCTGAAGATACCCCCGCATTCAACGAAATCAGAGATGCTTACATGCtgatcaaagaaaacaagtCTTTAATTAAAGATATGAAGGCAAATAAAACTGTCAGCGACGACCTAGATACCTTTTTGTCCCAGTCCCCCCCAACTTTCCAACAGCAACAGGTCCAGCCACATCAACAGCGAGAAATAGATACGGAGGCTGCTAAGCAGCATGCAAAAAGAATGGCCAGTTCCACTACTCAGCAAAGAACATACCACCAATCACCCTTCATGGACCAGTATAAAGAGGAAGACTCCACAATCTCCATTTTACCCACATCTTTACCACAGATCCATAGGGCTAACATGTTGGCGCAGGGTTCGCCAGCCGCATCCAAGATATCTCCATTAATAACGAAAAAATCCAAGACCAGATGGCATTTTGGTATACGATCTCGCTCTTACCCATTAGACGTTATGGGTGAAATTTATATcgctttgaaaaacttggGCGCCGAGTGGGCAAAAccttctgaagaagatttatGGACTATCAAACTAAGATGGAAATACGATGTCGGAAACAAGACCAACagtaatgaaaaaattcctgATCTAATGAAAATGGTAATTCAGTTGTTTCAAATCGAAACCAACAACTATTTGGTCGATTTCAAGTTTGATGGTTGGGAAAGCAGTTACGGAGATGACACCACCGTTTCCAACATgtctgaagatgaaatgaGCACTTTTTCGGCTTATCCATTTTTACATTTAACCACAAAGCTTATCATGGAATTGGCCGTTAACAGTCAAAGTAATTAA
- the SNM1 gene encoding Snm1p, with the protein MNRDQTVKYQERNLRQKYNMLHALPALKSKALSGLYYRNFHNSVKRYQVVLPEQLISGKFCPHCGCVYVPNFNATLQATTSTELDDSAKLNNEGRQTSKNCIEVRCLNCKVCEQFDWKTELAGQAVEGEPNPMTNGISARKVPQETEKLQKSNTKNKGSSGKDRSKKRKLNSLTNLLSKKNQEKNQKKNISSSLSLESFMKN; encoded by the coding sequence ATGAATAGAGATCAAACTGTGAAGTATCAAGAGCGAAACCTGCGGCAAAAGTACAATATGCTACACGCATTACCGGCGTTAAAATCTAAAGCGCTCTCAGGACTATATTATAGAAACTTCCATAATTCTGTGAAACGATATCAAGTTGTATTGCCCGAACAGCTAATAAGTGGGAAATTTTGTCCTCATTGTGGATGCGTTTATGTTCCGAATTTTAATGCAACTCTCCAAGCCACAACCAGCACTGAACTAGATGATTCGGCAAAACTCAACAACGAAGGTAGGCAGAcatcaaaaaattgtatTGAGGTCAGATGTTTGAATTGCAAAGTGTGTGAACAATTTGATTGGAAAACTGAACTAGCTGGACAAGCCGTCGAAGGAGAACCCAACCCAATGACCAATGGTATAAGTGCTAGAAAAGTTCCTCAGGAAACGGAAAAACTGCAGAAGTCGAATACGAAGAACAAAGGCAGTAGTGGTAAGGACAGATCCAAAAAGAGGAAGCTGAATTCACTAACAAATCTTTTGTCGAAGAAGAACCAGGAGAAGaaccagaaaaaaaatataagttcatcattatcattagaaagttttatgaaaaattaa
- the PEX29 gene encoding Pex29p yields MDSVTNFFWNDTYNASAAPKSTLKGKKVHSSIEGRDQVRKDGASGAAKAADPTRSSLQSPNNQSPSSGGFPSTSNIQKMMTDTLVEKIIKMALPPSSKTAVDTIQNRMVAGKERPKLSVQIMSRNFIQMNSRLGVPFMIMDEIIKILNWTNPAYTISVMCLYTFIILRPFQMLSCIPIFYLLFGVMVPQYLYIHKPNPTPYLDNNPTPAQGPPLRKPEVPKPVPELSQEFVLNLTDLQNHMLLYVKFYDFTLFFLQKFAFFTNEAISSFYFVVLLIIATVNFLYMDKLIMLVPIRPVLILFGWCFFIASNPSNREYLLTKLNSEDTRLKTLTLTSNVESKILEHLKLIEGREHRLVIVFEIQKYLPAYKEWRPVGFSDDDYALFSDLRIYQKPIEENSVKSQDHIKPPKDWEWDSNSHWVLDLDPKEWVEDEFIQYVEIDSETKWVYDLNLDGQRGSYRRRMWTNSCVRQKLDSNISASLGEEEIVNPLREETYRQGVHGVTKGSMSGGLTHASDDDDTDGTIPDLGRADADASYPSIEELTDTLNSTI; encoded by the coding sequence ATGGACTCAGTaacaaatttcttttggaacGATACCTACAATGCTAGTGCAGCACCCAAGTCGACGCTTAAGGGTAAGAAAGTGCATAGCAGCATAGAGGGGAGAGACCAGGTGAGGAAGGATGGTGCATCCGGTGCTGCTAAGGCTGCTGACCCTACGCGTAGTAGTTTGCAATCTCCCAACAATCAGAGTCCTAGCAGCGGAGGATTTCCTTCGACGTCgaatattcaaaagatgatgacggATACCCTGGTAGAGAAGATAATCAAGATGGCATTGCCGCCTTCTTCCAAGACGGCGGTTGACACCATTCAAAATCGTATGGTTGCTGGTAAAGAGAGGCCCAAGCTGTCTGTACAAATCATGAGTAGAAATTTCATTCAGATGAATTCAAGATTAGGGGTACCTTTTATGATTATGGATGAAATCATAAAGATTTTGAACTGGACTAACCCAGCGTACACGATATCCGTAATGTGCTTGTACACCTTTATTATCCTGAGACCCTTCCAAATGCTCTCGTGCATTCCaattttctatttattatttggtGTGATGGTCCCGCAATACCTTTATATTCATAAACCAAACCCAACACCGTATTTGGATAATAACCCCACACCCGCACAGGGTCCTCCCTTGCGGAAGCCCGAAGTTCCTAAACCAGTTCCTGAACTGAGCCAAGAGTTTGTTTTGAATCTAACAGACTTACAAAACCACATGCTATTATATGTGAAATTTTACGACTTTACGctgttcttcttgcaaAAGTTTGCATTCTTTACCAATGAGGCAATCTCGTCGTTCTATTTTGTCGTGCTGCTAATAATTGCTACGgtaaattttctttatatgGACAAGTTAATCATGCTTGTTCCGATTAGACCTGTTTTAATACTCTTTGGTtggtgtttttttattgccTCAAATCCATCCAATCGAGAGTATCTACTAACTAAATTAAACTCAGAGGATACACGATTGAAAACCTTGACTTTGACGTCAAATGTAGAATCTAAAATTCTGGAACATTTGAAGCTCATTGAGGGTAGGGAGCACCGATTGgtaattgtttttgagaTCCAGAAATATCTGCCTGCCTATAAAGAGTGGCGCCCGGTTGGATTTTCTGATGACGACTATGCTCTTTTCTCTGATCTAAGAATTTACCAAAAGCCTATTGAAGAGAACTCAGTGAAGTCTCAAGATCATATAAAGCCACCAAAAGATTGGGAGTGGGACTCGAATTCTCACTGGGTGCTTGATTTGGACCCTAAGGAGTGGGTGGAAGACGAATTCATTCAGTATGTAGAGATAGACTCAGAGACAAAATGGGTATATGACCTGAATCTTGATGGACAGAGAGGTTCATATAGAAGGAGAATGTGGACAAATAGTTGCGTTAGACAAAAATTGGATTCTAATATCTCAGCGAGTCTCGGCGAAGAGGAGATCGTCAACCCCTTAAGAGAAGAAACATACAGGCAAGGCGTTCATGGCGTAACCAAAGGCTCAATGAGCGGCGGTTTAACTCATGCAagcgatgatgatgatacaGATGGGACCATTCCTGACCTGGGTCGTGCTGACGCTGACGCGTCTTATCCATCAATTGAAGAACTCACAGATACCCTTAATTCCACCATATAG
- the DIG2 gene encoding Dig2p has translation MNKQVEGGPQREQRTTIQAPSESSEPNPCKVKQLGMMLVSPGLDEDRLSERMILKIKKSKDIEKDQKLLISKLSQREEEHTNKPPAITISSPEHGMPFKQRNHSLKRKMVPPALNLSSIPSSSQMQASKSAPPNVTRFPHQQINPRVRYMGRIAAAIQECPSPIIANPYVVAPHPYAGLSSVPYYPYIPTPTHTHPYPCEGYYPSLYPTPMHDNTMTSSNNQGKRRKHTRRSSNLNDLTSRKKNFISKQRTGDNVNSEGDRETESPVAKQVLGEDVALNDDMHHCNANERVIAGEINLHDDVFKFEVHNDKDEYMKTCERIWNEWQNLKK, from the coding sequence ATGAACAAGCAGGTAGAAGGGGGCCCGCAGCGAGAGCAAAGGACAACTATTCAGGCGCCAAGTGAGAGCTCTGAGCCAAATCCCTGCAAGGTAAAGCAACTAGGAATGATGCTGGTATCTCCAGGGCTGGACGAAGATAGATTGAGCGAGAGAATGATCTTGAAGatcaagaaatcaaaggaTATCgaaaaagaccaaaaacTACTGATATCAAAGCTTTCGCAGAGAGAGGAAGAACATACCAATAAACCGCCGGCCATTACAATTTCTTCACCCGAGCATGGGATGCCTTTCAAGCAGCGGAACCATTCCctgaagaggaaaatggTTCCTCCAGCGCTAAACCTTTCCAGCATACCATCATCCTCACAAATGCAGGCATCCAAAAGTGCTCCACCAAACGTAACAAGATTTCCGCACCAGCAAATCAACCCTAGAGTTAGATATATGGGTAGAATAGCTGCTGCAATCCAGGAGTGTCCATCTCCAATAATAGCGAATCCGTACGTGGTGGCTCCGCATCCATATGCTGGGCTGTCATCGGTACCTTACTATCCATATATTCCAACCCCAACGCATACCCACCCATACCCATGCGAAGGTTACTATCCTTCACTCTACCCTACCCCCATGCATGATAATACCATGACATCCTCCAACAACCAAGGAAAGAGGAGAAAACACACAAGGAGGTCATCGAATTTAAATGATTTGACTTCGAGGAAAAAGAACTTCATTTCTAAGCAACGTACCGGGGATAACGTCAATAGTGAAGGTGATAGAGAGACAGAAAGCCCCGTTGCGAAACAGGTACTGGGCGAAGACGTGGCACTTAACGACGATATGCACCATTGTAACGCTAATGAGAGGGTCATTGCGGGAGAAATCAATCTGCATGACGATGTCTTTAAATTCGAAGTTCATAATGATAAAGACGAATACATGAAGACATGTGAAAGAATCTGGAATGAATGGCAAAACCTGAAAAAGTGA